In a genomic window of Pseudoglutamicibacter albus:
- a CDS encoding NAD-dependent succinate-semialdehyde dehydrogenase — protein sequence MTSVSFTSPNGSFDVQTGLFIDGEWTAAASGASFPVLNPATAKEITQVADAGVEDARRALDAAVAAQKEWGATTTRERSDILRAAYELILERADDIAHVIATEMGKPLREAKTEATDAADMLRWFSEQVQHQTGNFAPAPKGGYRIITTYQPVGPSYLVTPWNFPVSMGARKAGAALAAGCTVVLKPSDLTPLTMSLFVQILHEAGVPAGVVNLVPTVDAPAQSADLMKDERLRKVSFTGSTPVGTQLLKQAADNVMASSMELGGNGPFLVLSKANVRWAAKGAAGLKFRNAGQVCISANRIIVHKDVADEFKQIFLEEVARLRVGAGTDPDTTVGPLVSDQQRDRVQGLLADAQENGATVLAGGDCPEGDGYFLNPTVVENAPLDSDIATTEIFGPVASLYIADSDEEAIRIANDTRFGLVAYVYSQDIMQAMRAAEALEVGMVGLNRPAVADPAAPFGGVKASGLGKEGGHNGIEEYQIEKLITMAV from the coding sequence ATGACTTCTGTATCCTTCACCAGCCCGAATGGTTCTTTCGACGTCCAGACCGGCCTGTTCATCGACGGCGAGTGGACAGCGGCCGCCAGTGGCGCATCGTTTCCTGTACTGAACCCGGCCACAGCTAAGGAGATCACGCAGGTGGCCGATGCGGGAGTCGAAGACGCGCGCCGCGCCCTAGATGCCGCTGTTGCGGCACAGAAAGAATGGGGCGCCACAACAACCCGGGAGCGCTCCGACATCCTCCGCGCAGCCTACGAACTGATCCTGGAACGTGCCGATGACATCGCCCACGTGATCGCCACGGAGATGGGCAAGCCACTACGCGAAGCCAAGACCGAAGCCACCGACGCCGCAGACATGCTGCGCTGGTTCTCCGAACAAGTCCAACACCAAACCGGCAACTTCGCCCCCGCCCCGAAAGGCGGCTACCGCATCATCACCACCTACCAACCGGTAGGCCCCTCCTACCTGGTGACCCCGTGGAACTTCCCTGTCTCGATGGGCGCCCGCAAAGCCGGCGCCGCGCTCGCCGCGGGTTGCACCGTGGTGCTCAAGCCGTCTGATCTGACGCCGTTGACGATGTCCCTGTTCGTTCAGATTCTCCACGAAGCCGGTGTGCCGGCCGGTGTTGTGAACCTCGTGCCAACCGTGGATGCCCCGGCTCAGTCCGCTGACCTCATGAAGGATGAGCGGCTGCGGAAGGTCTCATTCACGGGCTCGACCCCGGTGGGTACCCAGCTTTTGAAGCAGGCGGCCGATAACGTCATGGCCTCCTCGATGGAGTTGGGTGGCAACGGACCGTTCCTCGTCTTGTCCAAGGCCAACGTGCGTTGGGCCGCTAAAGGCGCCGCGGGCTTGAAGTTCCGCAACGCAGGCCAGGTGTGTATTTCTGCCAACCGCATCATCGTGCACAAGGATGTTGCCGATGAGTTCAAGCAGATCTTCCTCGAGGAGGTCGCCCGCCTGCGCGTGGGTGCTGGGACAGATCCGGACACGACGGTGGGGCCGCTGGTCTCAGACCAGCAGCGCGACCGCGTGCAAGGCTTGCTTGCGGATGCGCAGGAGAATGGCGCCACGGTTCTGGCCGGTGGCGACTGCCCCGAGGGTGACGGTTATTTCTTGAACCCGACCGTGGTTGAGAACGCGCCACTGGATTCCGATATCGCGACAACCGAGATCTTCGGGCCCGTCGCGTCGCTGTATATCGCCGATTCTGATGAGGAAGCGATCCGGATCGCCAACGACACCCGTTTCGGTTTGGTCGCCTACGTGTATTCGCAGGACATTATGCAGGCGATGCGCGCGGCTGAAGCGCTCGAGGTGGGCATGGTTGGTCTGAACCGCCCTGCCGTGGCTGACCCTGCCGCTCCGTTCGGTGGTGTGAAGGCTTCCGGGCTGGGTAAGGAAGGCGGCCACAACGGCATTGAGGAATACCAGATCGAAAAACTCATCACGATGGCGGTGTAA
- a CDS encoding patatin-like phospholipase family protein, giving the protein MSEATFREARLAPQPVDLVIEGGGAKAVALAGAVDELRAAGYTFERIIGCSSGSLAGALLAALKHSGEGLDKFADLVTSFDFSKILDAGPIASKFGPLSKLAIPYRLMRYGGMHPGRYMNSWVAGVMKDLGTEKFGDFRRDGSPYADEDITHRYGFVTIATDLSQRRMAVFPWDAEDYGLDPDEISVADAVHASAALPGVFQPVEITGERGTVTFADGGLVSNFPIKLLANNEEKEADWPTIGINLTPRTPGKEQLESVRKPMAQLRALGQVVLEGRETRRLDNEEIGQNVIVIDTAPYTSISFNLDSDDNEELIERGHEAVREWLKGDDATGTVPE; this is encoded by the coding sequence GTGTCTGAAGCAACGTTCAGGGAGGCGCGGCTAGCCCCGCAGCCGGTCGACCTGGTGATTGAAGGTGGCGGGGCGAAAGCTGTCGCGTTGGCGGGCGCGGTGGATGAGTTGCGTGCGGCGGGCTATACGTTTGAGCGGATTATCGGTTGCTCGTCCGGTTCACTTGCGGGCGCGTTGCTTGCCGCGTTGAAGCATTCGGGTGAGGGCCTAGATAAGTTCGCTGACCTGGTGACCTCTTTCGATTTCAGTAAGATCCTGGATGCGGGGCCGATCGCGAGCAAGTTCGGTCCGCTGTCTAAGCTGGCGATCCCGTACCGGTTGATGCGCTACGGCGGTATGCACCCGGGCCGTTACATGAACTCGTGGGTCGCCGGAGTCATGAAGGATCTGGGGACGGAGAAGTTCGGCGACTTCCGCCGTGATGGTTCCCCGTACGCTGATGAGGACATCACGCACCGCTACGGTTTCGTGACGATCGCGACCGACCTCAGCCAGCGCCGGATGGCCGTGTTCCCGTGGGACGCCGAGGACTACGGCTTGGATCCGGACGAGATTTCAGTGGCCGATGCTGTGCACGCTTCCGCCGCTCTACCTGGCGTGTTCCAGCCTGTCGAGATCACGGGTGAACGCGGAACGGTCACGTTCGCGGATGGCGGCCTGGTTTCTAACTTCCCAATCAAACTGTTGGCCAATAACGAGGAGAAGGAAGCTGACTGGCCGACCATCGGCATCAACTTAACGCCGCGCACCCCCGGCAAGGAACAGTTGGAGTCGGTACGTAAACCGATGGCGCAGTTGCGCGCGTTGGGCCAGGTCGTTTTGGAGGGACGGGAGACCCGCCGCCTCGACAATGAGGAGATCGGCCAGAACGTGATCGTGATCGACACCGCACCGTACACGTCGATCAGTTTCAACCTCGACAGCGACGACAACGAAGAACTCATCGAACGCGGCCACGAAGCCGTGCGCGAATGGCTCAAAGGCGACGACGCGACAGGAACCGTACCCGAATGA
- a CDS encoding choice-of-anchor M domain-containing protein, protein MPPLGTPGNQLPATNSAERVSADTRTSADTFSAASRSADVASSTKQFAAKGAKARIASTTGVLALLLAGISPVAAAHANTAPANTAAAQTSVAGLGAHNATTGLAAYNSATVPAADHLILEAGHVDAFNVTASNGALKLNLKEDVTGSHVHRDPSKVELHVKDAAKRDIPAGWPGAGQSYFLPQTQDHNLLWPGWDTLGTQGGGVGKHVDLVFTSVQGPGKVYLFGTNGFGQMSPLLKNGATQLTAGAVREQTYPAHTHANWAFTKPGLYKITLKARGTQTSSGAIIESPAQTYYFTVGSAHKGTAFTKPAPAPAPAPTPTPTPKPAPEKPKPAPKPKPAPKPTPQPTPTPAPEKPTPAPAPSESAKPTPAPAPEKPKPAPEKPKPKPAPKPEPSESASPEKPAPKPKPEKPAPKPEKTAPAKPAPEKPAPAPGTGEAPADTSPQAPGDAAPQAPAPEAPAPGAQVPGAQAPDVPADVPAPGAPAPAPGAPAAPVTPECTPVEEPREATQAEIDAATSSEDSTAEDSKTEDSTAESSKGSKADRSATTGGVTRGGTSLFSVAGLLPTSRVSGSVTIPANSHVHPNWVFSKPGSYTVQIRQNATLKSGGTASARATLRFNVGPGAAGVTGGHFDLGSQLKGSTLKASLKDDRKQPAAWVEPGSLSFALGDAARTSAPAGIDFVAPQGSNVWMVPSTQIPGVPWIGANTMHPSLKNTTGPVTWTLESVSGPGNVAVFTSGNFGQIVGQRWFHSTASTPTPGQKPSQPQGAKPGQPEQQGTGQGADKGQGAGGGAGQGEGSDAAGGTSDAGGSAPKVTVPGIAKDQASAKEGQLFKKDGKVMIMDTVGRTADGQPCALPDAGGASLARTGVDAAQLGAAGGLLTVIGAAAFMLYRRARRAE, encoded by the coding sequence ATGCCGCCACTAGGGACACCAGGGAATCAGCTTCCCGCCACCAACTCCGCTGAACGAGTCAGCGCTGACACACGTACCAGCGCCGATACCTTCAGTGCCGCCTCGCGTTCTGCTGACGTAGCTTCCAGCACCAAACAATTCGCCGCCAAGGGCGCGAAGGCCCGCATTGCCTCAACCACGGGTGTGTTGGCCCTGCTGTTGGCGGGAATCTCGCCGGTAGCGGCCGCGCACGCCAACACCGCGCCAGCCAACACGGCCGCGGCCCAGACCTCGGTTGCAGGTTTGGGTGCTCATAACGCAACGACGGGCTTGGCCGCCTATAACAGCGCTACGGTTCCGGCCGCGGACCATCTGATCTTGGAGGCGGGCCACGTTGATGCGTTCAATGTCACCGCATCGAACGGTGCTTTGAAGCTCAATCTCAAAGAAGACGTCACTGGCTCCCATGTACACCGCGACCCGTCCAAGGTTGAGCTGCACGTCAAGGATGCCGCTAAGCGGGACATCCCAGCAGGCTGGCCGGGTGCTGGGCAAAGCTATTTCTTGCCGCAAACCCAGGACCACAATCTGCTGTGGCCGGGCTGGGACACCCTCGGGACCCAGGGCGGCGGGGTCGGTAAGCACGTGGATCTCGTGTTCACCTCTGTCCAAGGACCGGGCAAGGTGTACTTGTTTGGGACTAACGGCTTCGGGCAGATGAGCCCACTTCTGAAGAACGGCGCAACCCAACTCACAGCGGGTGCGGTGCGCGAACAAACCTATCCGGCCCATACCCACGCGAACTGGGCCTTCACCAAACCGGGCCTGTACAAGATCACGCTCAAAGCACGTGGAACCCAAACCAGCTCCGGGGCGATCATCGAATCCCCGGCGCAGACCTACTACTTCACCGTAGGCTCCGCCCACAAGGGAACAGCGTTCACCAAACCGGCACCCGCACCAGCACCTGCGCCGACACCAACGCCGACGCCGAAGCCGGCTCCGGAGAAACCAAAACCGGCACCGAAGCCAAAACCAGCGCCGAAACCGACGCCTCAACCAACTCCGACGCCAGCTCCTGAGAAGCCAACGCCAGCGCCAGCGCCGTCTGAGTCAGCCAAGCCGACCCCAGCGCCAGCTCCGGAGAAACCAAAACCGGCACCGGAAAAGCCGAAGCCGAAGCCGGCGCCGAAACCGGAACCATCTGAGTCGGCCTCGCCTGAGAAGCCAGCACCGAAGCCAAAGCCTGAGAAACCGGCGCCGAAGCCAGAGAAAACGGCCCCAGCGAAGCCAGCCCCTGAGAAGCCAGCGCCAGCGCCGGGCACCGGAGAAGCTCCAGCTGACACCTCACCGCAGGCGCCGGGTGATGCTGCGCCGCAGGCACCCGCTCCAGAAGCTCCGGCTCCAGGTGCGCAAGTTCCCGGCGCGCAGGCTCCAGACGTGCCGGCCGATGTGCCAGCACCGGGCGCGCCAGCTCCAGCACCGGGCGCGCCTGCTGCGCCGGTGACCCCGGAGTGCACCCCGGTCGAGGAACCACGTGAGGCAACGCAGGCCGAAATCGATGCGGCCACATCGTCCGAAGATTCCACGGCAGAAGATTCCAAGACGGAAGACTCCACAGCCGAGAGCTCCAAGGGCTCGAAGGCCGATCGTTCCGCAACTACCGGCGGCGTCACCAGGGGCGGCACCAGCCTGTTCTCCGTGGCGGGTCTGCTGCCGACGTCACGGGTCAGCGGCAGTGTGACCATCCCAGCGAACTCGCACGTGCACCCGAACTGGGTGTTCTCCAAGCCGGGCTCCTACACGGTACAGATCCGGCAGAACGCAACCCTCAAGAGCGGTGGGACCGCGTCAGCACGCGCAACGCTGCGTTTCAACGTCGGCCCAGGTGCCGCCGGTGTGACGGGCGGACACTTCGACCTCGGTTCGCAACTGAAAGGCTCCACCCTCAAGGCCTCCCTCAAAGACGACCGTAAACAGCCAGCCGCGTGGGTTGAGCCAGGTTCGCTCTCTTTCGCGCTCGGTGATGCCGCACGCACTTCCGCCCCGGCAGGCATCGACTTCGTGGCACCGCAAGGCTCCAACGTGTGGATGGTCCCGTCCACACAGATCCCAGGTGTGCCGTGGATCGGCGCGAACACGATGCACCCATCCCTCAAAAACACCACCGGACCCGTTACATGGACGCTCGAATCCGTGTCCGGCCCCGGCAACGTAGCCGTGTTCACCTCCGGGAACTTCGGTCAAATCGTCGGCCAACGCTGGTTCCACTCCACCGCAAGCACCCCAACGCCAGGCCAGAAACCAAGCCAGCCACAGGGAGCCAAGCCAGGCCAGCCTGAACAGCAAGGCACAGGCCAGGGCGCAGACAAGGGCCAGGGTGCAGGCGGCGGCGCAGGCCAAGGTGAAGGTTCAGATGCGGCAGGTGGCACATCGGACGCTGGGGGCTCCGCACCCAAGGTGACGGTGCCCGGGATCGCGAAAGACCAAGCCTCCGCCAAGGAAGGCCAGCTGTTCAAGAAGGACGGCAAGGTCATGATCATGGACACCGTGGGCCGCACCGCGGACGGCCAGCCGTGCGCACTGCCTGACGCTGGCGGGGCATCGCTGGCCCGCACCGGCGTGGACGCCGCACAGCTCGGCGCTGCCGGTGGCCTACTGACGGTGATCGGTGCGGCAGCGTTCATGCTGTACCGCCGCGCACGCCGCGCGGAGTAA
- a CDS encoding choice-of-anchor M domain-containing protein: MLKLHTPPHTAAPAAHSGLPRLSTLLLAAMIAFALAVVGVLAGVFGQVPAAHAEPSSDDPALEQTVESDERTVTGKAAVLDVGHADLGMRRVDGKWVMQVRDDRTSPAVWRNLEDVVIQVHDAGKQQIPESGYEFTGAKGGDEAWVVPQVEISGVVWLGWNTQDPELIKHADRGVTMKFSKATGPGQMTLFLQPGNFGDPQLLVDSSNLAEHNSVFIEKNTHTHANWVFTRPGQYTAQLTMTAEDKDGKKVSASGSLVFAVGDSTNTEEALAAAKETNSATGKDAAGEAAGHDAAGDDAENDGANNGAGDSKSADTAADAGETKPAGASLAWWLAGGAAVVIAAGVAVGVVVQRKRRATEAEVWGSGAGE, encoded by the coding sequence ATGCTGAAGTTACATACGCCACCGCATACAGCCGCGCCTGCAGCACACAGCGGATTGCCCCGGCTGTCCACGCTTTTGCTGGCCGCCATGATTGCGTTCGCGCTCGCTGTTGTTGGGGTTCTCGCGGGGGTTTTCGGGCAGGTTCCTGCCGCGCACGCTGAGCCGTCCTCGGATGACCCAGCACTCGAGCAGACGGTGGAATCGGATGAACGCACCGTCACTGGCAAGGCCGCGGTTTTGGATGTGGGGCACGCTGATCTAGGGATGCGACGCGTGGATGGCAAGTGGGTTATGCAAGTGCGTGATGACCGGACTTCCCCTGCGGTGTGGCGCAACCTCGAAGACGTTGTGATCCAGGTGCATGACGCCGGTAAACAACAGATCCCGGAAAGCGGCTACGAATTCACCGGCGCGAAAGGCGGGGATGAGGCCTGGGTTGTTCCTCAGGTGGAGATTTCCGGTGTGGTGTGGCTCGGCTGGAACACCCAGGACCCCGAGCTCATCAAACATGCAGACCGCGGCGTGACCATGAAGTTCAGCAAAGCAACCGGACCCGGGCAGATGACCCTGTTCCTGCAACCCGGTAACTTCGGCGACCCGCAACTGTTAGTGGATAGCTCCAACCTCGCCGAACACAACAGCGTGTTCATCGAGAAGAACACGCACACGCACGCGAACTGGGTCTTCACACGCCCCGGCCAGTACACGGCCCAGCTCACGATGACCGCCGAAGACAAGGACGGTAAGAAGGTCTCCGCCTCAGGTTCGCTCGTGTTCGCGGTAGGGGACTCCACGAACACCGAAGAGGCGCTCGCCGCGGCCAAGGAAACCAACAGCGCCACTGGCAAGGATGCGGCGGGAGAGGCCGCCGGGCACGATGCGGCAGGCGACGATGCAGAAAACGATGGTGCGAACAACGGCGCCGGCGACAGCAAGTCGGCCGATACCGCAGCCGATGCGGGCGAGACCAAGCCTGCAGGCGCGTCGTTGGCGTGGTGGCTTGCCGGTGGCGCCGCCGTCGTGATCGCGGCGGGCGTGGCTGTTGGTGTGGTGGTGCAACGCAAGCGCCGCGCAACCGAGGCAGAAGTGTGGGGTAGCGGTGCCGGTGAGTGA
- a CDS encoding anchored repeat ABC transporter, substrate-binding protein codes for MRGHQPDNSQPAPNGPAHTRGLSRRTFITLAAGAAAAAVFLPGTTSRGLTSGGLRIVATTGILADLTRNVVGADVHVSALVPEGADPHSFEPTPRAMRDIALADLAFSNYLMLEEQSIIRAIDANIGADATHIALAEEASGYGAEIIPLVESRSLDAVWLGLRVAAASAGEAGGGGGDAGKAGGKGGGTGSGARRGDATRLGLVSAEGPGTVFAFVTGTFGRPEKVFDSSLPENARENITNLPPGAHTHMSWAFTEPGTYTLSFRATPAASGTLGNNSGGTLGGEALGAGADPASRDTADASGAVVSTLRIAVGVSPEEAAADMPAGVAGAGPRIVGKGHADITVDTAKRRLVLRVDEPQPEDIPLENTVIHVPPKALQPIPADPAFRFIGRPGTDVYQLPQAVLGKHVHGEIDPHLWHDVSNAQAYVEVIRDQVIKKDPRNASRYRGNASAYIARLDEVDDYVARSIASIPERNRNLVTTHEAYGYLANRYGLDVAGSVSPSPGQEPSLAERRRLAATLRDLNVPAVFIEQTAGGTAQSLRDAAQLAGVGVAPIWGDAFTPGVNTYELLMRANADSLARSLGGKPLGEHDAPGR; via the coding sequence GTGCGCGGACACCAACCGGATAACAGCCAGCCCGCCCCCAACGGGCCGGCACATACGCGGGGGCTCTCGCGGCGAACGTTCATCACGCTCGCCGCGGGAGCCGCCGCCGCGGCTGTTTTCCTTCCCGGCACAACAAGCCGCGGCCTCACCTCCGGCGGGCTGCGGATCGTCGCAACCACCGGAATCCTCGCCGACCTGACCCGCAACGTAGTCGGAGCCGATGTGCACGTCAGCGCTTTGGTGCCCGAAGGCGCTGACCCGCACTCCTTCGAACCCACACCACGTGCGATGCGCGACATCGCGCTAGCCGACCTCGCGTTCTCCAACTACCTCATGCTGGAAGAACAATCCATCATTCGCGCGATCGACGCCAACATTGGCGCGGACGCAACCCACATCGCGCTCGCCGAAGAAGCCTCCGGCTACGGCGCCGAAATCATTCCACTCGTTGAGTCACGATCCCTCGACGCGGTCTGGCTCGGTTTGAGGGTCGCGGCCGCCAGCGCTGGCGAGGCTGGCGGCGGCGGTGGTGATGCTGGAAAAGCTGGCGGTAAAGGCGGTGGCACTGGCTCGGGGGCCCGCCGCGGTGATGCGACAAGGCTCGGGCTGGTATCGGCGGAGGGCCCGGGGACGGTGTTCGCGTTCGTGACGGGAACGTTCGGGCGGCCAGAGAAAGTCTTCGACTCCTCCCTGCCGGAGAACGCGCGCGAGAACATCACGAACCTGCCACCCGGCGCCCACACCCATATGTCGTGGGCGTTCACCGAACCGGGCACCTATACGCTTTCCTTCCGCGCCACACCTGCCGCAAGCGGGACGCTTGGCAACAACTCAGGCGGGACACTCGGCGGCGAGGCCCTCGGCGCTGGGGCTGATCCGGCCTCACGCGATACAGCCGATGCTTCTGGCGCCGTGGTCTCGACGTTGCGGATCGCGGTGGGCGTGAGCCCCGAGGAGGCCGCCGCAGACATGCCGGCGGGGGTTGCGGGGGCGGGGCCGCGCATCGTGGGTAAGGGGCATGCGGACATCACGGTGGATACAGCGAAGCGGCGGCTCGTGTTGCGTGTGGATGAACCGCAACCGGAGGACATTCCGTTGGAGAACACGGTGATCCATGTGCCGCCGAAAGCGCTACAACCGATCCCGGCTGACCCGGCGTTCAGGTTCATCGGCCGCCCCGGTACTGATGTGTATCAGTTGCCGCAAGCGGTGCTCGGTAAGCATGTTCACGGCGAAATCGACCCGCATTTGTGGCATGACGTGAGCAACGCGCAAGCCTATGTTGAGGTGATCCGCGATCAGGTGATCAAGAAAGACCCGCGGAACGCGTCCCGTTACCGCGGCAACGCATCGGCCTATATCGCCCGGTTGGACGAGGTCGATGACTATGTGGCGCGTTCCATCGCTTCCATCCCGGAACGCAACCGGAACCTCGTGACCACACACGAGGCCTACGGGTATCTCGCGAACCGGTATGGGCTGGATGTTGCGGGGTCGGTTTCACCCTCGCCGGGGCAGGAGCCATCGCTGGCTGAACGTCGCAGGCTCGCTGCGACCCTGCGTGACCTCAACGTTCCTGCCGTTTTCATCGAACAAACCGCGGGCGGCACCGCTCAATCCTTGCGGGACGCCGCGCAACTGGCCGGGGTGGGCGTCGCGCCGATTTGGGGTGACGCATTCACCCCCGGAGTCAACACATACGAACTCTTGATGCGCGCCAACGCTGACTCGCTCGCGCGTTCACTCGGAGGCAAACCCCTAGGTGAGCACGATGCGCCCGGCCGCTAA
- a CDS encoding AAA family ATPase, producing the protein MSGIVMTPELRAALNHLQVGNHAFITGKAGTGKSTLVRLFMEQTTRNVLVAAPTGMAALNVGGLTLHRLFSFRPGVTEEFVRSPRYSPAAHREVLEQLDVLVIDEASMVRADLFDALAAALELYGPRPGEQFGGVQLVLVGDVYQLPPVVAPTEQAQFERDYGSPYFFSARHFPENSFPVFELSHVFRQEHGSRFTELLNGVRDGSLTQRGLAELNERVDPHFTPPADEPWMTLTTTNRMADAANRRELEKLATFSLTSDADTVGDLTGFDPPVPHELQLRIGAQVMMVVNDPLDRWVNGTLGEITDLGWDKDGEPWAAVATPGGDMFIARPYTWEVLSPIALESGRLSNTVQGTFRQLPMRLAWAITIHKAQGQTLERAIVDIRGGVFTDGQLYVALSRVRSLEGLVLRRTVLPKDIQVAPSLRRFLRSQRVLNRGDNTGPNSNPGPGNTAYDGGLAFLTVLTVGDAGRGWRPRPLEVSVVTSDGGQASTLVNPGRDLGNAAATHGIDADMLTLAPDTAQALTGLGPLLEGRTVVATNADTLRGLIDFELRRLGVLERMPLFVESSEAPGDPDPWTAWEHTTSSGYLLTRTARSDTVSASNTAADSHAAAPSSNPEPLTFIPAGGRMTPAHTEHLAARLAGRTLGPATEQLKRSIEAEYGVVIPYEPPAAGPALADILKPGARIAFTGSITLEGKAWDRHVFAKFIEARGFVTSANVTKTRTDLLVLADINSESGKARNARKYGTPMVSLADFLTALAAMES; encoded by the coding sequence ATGTCTGGCATCGTGATGACCCCGGAGTTGAGGGCCGCGCTCAACCATCTTCAGGTGGGCAATCACGCATTCATCACGGGTAAAGCAGGCACGGGCAAGTCCACGCTCGTGCGGCTGTTTATGGAGCAGACCACACGCAACGTGCTGGTTGCCGCCCCCACGGGGATGGCGGCGTTGAACGTCGGCGGGCTGACCCTGCATCGGCTGTTCAGTTTCCGGCCTGGGGTGACGGAGGAGTTCGTCCGTTCGCCGCGCTATTCGCCGGCCGCGCATCGTGAAGTGCTTGAGCAACTGGATGTTCTGGTGATTGATGAGGCCTCGATGGTGCGGGCCGATCTGTTCGATGCGCTCGCCGCGGCGCTGGAACTGTATGGGCCGAGGCCTGGCGAGCAGTTCGGCGGGGTTCAACTGGTTCTGGTGGGGGACGTGTATCAGTTGCCGCCCGTCGTCGCCCCGACCGAACAAGCACAGTTTGAGCGGGACTACGGCAGCCCCTATTTCTTTTCCGCGCGGCATTTCCCGGAGAATTCTTTCCCGGTTTTCGAGCTCAGCCACGTGTTCCGGCAAGAGCACGGCTCCCGGTTCACGGAACTACTCAACGGAGTGCGTGATGGCTCGCTAACCCAACGCGGGCTCGCGGAACTCAACGAACGCGTCGACCCGCACTTCACACCACCCGCCGACGAACCGTGGATGACCCTGACCACCACCAACCGGATGGCCGATGCCGCAAACCGGCGCGAACTCGAAAAGCTCGCTACGTTCTCACTCACCTCCGATGCCGACACCGTGGGCGACCTCACCGGTTTCGACCCGCCCGTCCCGCACGAACTTCAGCTGCGGATCGGCGCGCAAGTCATGATGGTGGTCAACGACCCGCTGGACAGGTGGGTCAACGGAACCCTCGGCGAAATCACAGACCTCGGCTGGGACAAAGACGGCGAACCGTGGGCCGCCGTCGCGACACCCGGCGGGGACATGTTCATCGCCCGGCCCTACACGTGGGAAGTCCTCTCCCCTATCGCACTCGAGAGCGGCCGGCTATCCAACACGGTGCAGGGCACGTTCCGGCAGCTACCCATGCGGCTCGCGTGGGCCATCACCATCCACAAAGCCCAAGGCCAAACCCTCGAACGCGCGATCGTCGACATCCGCGGCGGCGTGTTCACCGACGGTCAACTCTATGTCGCGCTCTCCCGCGTGCGTTCGCTGGAGGGGCTGGTTTTGCGGCGAACCGTACTCCCGAAAGACATCCAAGTAGCCCCCTCGCTACGTCGCTTCCTGCGCAGCCAACGCGTCCTGAACCGAGGCGACAACACTGGACCCAACAGTAACCCTGGGCCCGGCAACACTGCTTACGATGGTGGGCTTGCCTTCCTCACGGTCCTCACGGTGGGGGACGCAGGTCGAGGCTGGCGTCCGCGGCCGCTCGAGGTCTCGGTAGTCACATCGGATGGAGGCCAGGCTTCAACCCTGGTGAACCCCGGCCGTGACTTAGGAAATGCGGCGGCAACGCACGGGATTGATGCGGACATGCTGACCCTCGCCCCGGATACGGCGCAAGCGTTGACCGGGCTCGGTCCACTGCTTGAGGGCAGGACAGTCGTGGCCACAAACGCGGATACTCTGCGTGGGCTGATCGACTTCGAGCTCCGCCGCCTCGGCGTTCTAGAACGCATGCCGCTCTTCGTCGAATCGAGCGAGGCGCCTGGTGATCCGGACCCGTGGACCGCATGGGAACACACCACATCCTCGGGCTATCTCCTCACCCGCACCGCCCGGTCTGACACGGTCTCCGCCTCCAACACTGCCGCAGATTCCCACGCCGCCGCACCCAGCAGCAACCCCGAACCCCTGACGTTCATACCGGCGGGCGGGAGGATGACGCCGGCGCACACCGAGCACTTGGCGGCGCGGCTTGCCGGCCGCACGCTCGGGCCGGCCACAGAGCAACTGAAACGCAGCATCGAAGCTGAGTACGGCGTCGTGATCCCCTATGAGCCGCCAGCTGCCGGCCCCGCGCTCGCAGACATCCTGAAGCCTGGGGCGCGGATCGCGTTCACCGGCAGCATCACGCTGGAGGGGAAGGCATGGGATAGGCACGTGTTCGCGAAGTTCATCGAGGCACGCGGTTTCGTCACGAGCGCGAACGTCACGAAAACCCGCACCGACCTTCTAGTGCTCGCGGACATCAACAGCGAATCAGGCAAGGCACGCAACGCACGCAAATACGGAACACCGATGGTATCGCTCGCGGACTTCCTCACGGCCCTAGCCGCCATGGAAAGTTAG